A portion of the Picrophilus oshimae DSM 9789 genome contains these proteins:
- a CDS encoding adenylosuccinate synthase — MVTMISVVVGMQFGDEGKGKITDYLCSNYDDVVRFNGGNNAGHTVVIDGKKIKFHLIPSGAMQAGTVVLGNGMVIDPLKLLDEIKQLKLAKDNIKIVISGRAGVVTELHRILDKKEEELRSNSSIGTTSQGIGPAYEDKYGRLSIKMYDLNSIKKIKDKLNQLIAMKGLLTGPVDIDRVSNELYSAGSELYEYIGDASEFLEDEYRLGKNILFEGAQGAMLDIDFGTYPFVTSSNTVAGSVSTGSGFSFRRVEDVIGVFKAYTTKVGSGIFPTEIGSDDLRIAGNEYGTTTGRPRRTGWLDLPVLRYAAYLNDVNRLAITKLDILGKLNQIKVGTSYIIDGKDYERFPDKIDPESEITVNYETFETWGDISSRISGYLGSGYDALPYNMRKYIEFIEDSLNCSIDIISLGEDRKSTIVK; from the coding sequence ATGGTTACAATGATCTCTGTTGTTGTTGGCATGCAGTTTGGTGATGAGGGAAAGGGTAAGATTACAGATTATTTATGCTCAAATTATGATGATGTTGTCAGATTTAACGGTGGAAACAATGCAGGACACACCGTTGTTATTGATGGCAAAAAGATTAAGTTCCATTTAATACCATCAGGTGCCATGCAGGCAGGTACGGTTGTGCTTGGCAACGGCATGGTAATAGACCCATTGAAACTTCTTGATGAGATAAAACAATTAAAACTTGCAAAGGATAATATAAAAATAGTTATAAGTGGCAGGGCCGGCGTCGTAACAGAACTCCACAGAATTCTTGATAAAAAAGAAGAAGAATTAAGATCGAATTCAAGCATTGGCACGACCTCACAGGGCATAGGGCCGGCATACGAGGATAAGTACGGCAGGCTATCAATAAAGATGTATGATTTAAATTCCATAAAAAAAATAAAGGATAAACTTAACCAGCTTATAGCAATGAAGGGCCTTCTAACAGGACCGGTTGATATAGATAGAGTATCAAATGAACTTTACAGTGCAGGTTCTGAGCTCTACGAATACATAGGAGATGCCTCAGAATTCCTTGAGGATGAATACAGGCTTGGAAAAAACATACTCTTTGAGGGGGCCCAGGGTGCAATGCTTGATATAGATTTTGGGACGTATCCATTTGTTACATCATCAAACACGGTTGCCGGATCTGTTTCAACAGGCTCTGGCTTCTCCTTTAGAAGGGTTGAGGACGTCATTGGTGTTTTCAAGGCATATACCACAAAGGTCGGCTCAGGGATATTTCCAACGGAAATAGGCAGCGACGATTTAAGGATCGCGGGCAATGAGTATGGAACAACCACAGGAAGGCCCAGGAGAACCGGATGGCTTGACCTGCCCGTGCTCAGATACGCCGCATATTTAAACGATGTAAACAGACTTGCAATAACAAAACTAGACATCCTTGGAAAATTAAATCAGATAAAGGTCGGGACATCATACATTATAGATGGAAAGGATTACGAGAGATTCCCTGATAAAATAGATCCTGAAAGTGAGATAACAGTAAACTATGAAACGTTTGAAACCTGGGGTGATATTTCATCAAGGATTTCAGGTTATCTTGGCTCCGGTTATGACGCCTTACCATATAATATGAGAAAATACATAGAATTTATTGAGGATTCTTTAAATTGCAGTATAGATATAATATCACTTGGAGAGGACAGAAAGAGTACAATAGTAAAATAA
- a CDS encoding NAD(+) kinase: protein MKVAIVTKINCKSCINIARIIISALPSDWDIIYEKSLARAIKKPGLEINEINADIIIVIGGDGTILRTAQFAHGNILGINVGGLGFLSEIEIGNIEASILKLIRNEYTIIEYMGLDVYVNGVYSGKAINDAVIHTDKVSKIRKFRLYENNYFIETTSADGVIVATPIGSTSYSFSAGGPILMPNLNGIVVSYIAPVGFRSRSIVFSEKTDLKIAIVGERSLLTIDGQIEKKLSKNDVVNIRVSENGARFISMYTNFYEKLREKLIKDVVN from the coding sequence ATGAAGGTTGCCATAGTTACAAAGATAAACTGCAAATCATGCATAAATATAGCAAGGATAATCATTTCGGCACTACCCAGTGATTGGGACATAATCTATGAGAAGAGCCTTGCCAGGGCCATTAAAAAACCGGGCCTTGAAATAAATGAAATAAATGCGGATATAATCATTGTAATAGGTGGTGATGGGACAATACTAAGAACCGCACAGTTTGCACATGGAAATATACTTGGCATTAATGTTGGCGGCCTTGGTTTTCTCTCCGAGATAGAGATAGGTAACATCGAGGCATCAATACTAAAATTAATAAGAAATGAGTATACAATAATAGAATACATGGGCCTTGATGTTTATGTTAACGGTGTGTACTCTGGTAAGGCAATAAATGATGCCGTTATACATACAGATAAGGTATCCAAGATAAGGAAATTCAGGCTTTATGAAAATAATTACTTTATAGAGACCACAAGCGCCGACGGAGTTATTGTTGCAACACCAATTGGCTCAACATCATATTCATTTAGTGCCGGCGGCCCAATACTAATGCCGAATCTAAACGGCATTGTCGTTTCATACATAGCGCCTGTTGGCTTTAGATCAAGATCAATAGTCTTTTCAGAAAAAACCGATCTAAAGATTGCAATAGTTGGCGAGAGATCATTATTAACAATAGATGGCCAGATAGAAAAAAAATTAAGCAAGAATGATGTTGTAAATATAAGGGTAAGTGAGAATGGTGCAAGGTTTATAAGCATGTATACAAACTTTTATGAAAAGCTTAGGGAGAAGCTGATCAAGGATGTGGTTAATTAG
- a CDS encoding Mov34/MPN/PAD-1 family protein, giving the protein MWLIRKKVMMMIMEASKDSYPKEFGAFLRAHDNIIYEIALLPGTIQGNVHVIFPMYALPLDFTYVGSVHSHPSGVTLPSDEDLHMFSNTGPVHIIVGYPYNMENYSAYDRKGNPIRLEVI; this is encoded by the coding sequence ATGTGGTTAATTAGAAAAAAGGTTATGATGATGATAATGGAAGCTTCCAAGGATTCATATCCAAAGGAGTTCGGCGCATTTTTAAGGGCGCATGATAATATAATCTATGAAATAGCGCTTTTACCTGGAACAATACAGGGCAATGTCCACGTGATATTTCCAATGTACGCCCTGCCACTGGATTTTACATACGTTGGCTCGGTGCACTCGCATCCATCAGGCGTTACATTGCCATCTGACGAGGATCTGCACATGTTTTCAAACACCGGTCCTGTTCACATCATTGTTGGCTATCCATATAATATGGAAAACTATTCTGCCTATGACAGAAAGGGGAATCCAATAAGGCTTGAGGTGATATAG
- a CDS encoding UbiX family flavin prenyltransferase — protein sequence MRVVIGITGASGTILAVRLLENLKDVEKHLVMSESAKRVMELETDYKYDYIKGLADYVYNDDDIAANISSGSFRYDALVIIPCSSSTMAKIASGISDTLITRTALVAMKERRRFIIVPREMPLSTIMIENMLKLSRYNVIIAPAMPGYYNRPRTVDDMVNFVVARVLDLIGIENDVSKRWEH from the coding sequence GTGCGTGTGGTTATTGGAATCACCGGGGCCTCTGGAACAATACTTGCTGTAAGGCTTCTTGAGAATCTAAAGGACGTGGAAAAGCATCTTGTAATGTCAGAAAGCGCAAAAAGGGTTATGGAGCTTGAAACAGACTATAAATACGATTATATAAAAGGCCTTGCCGATTATGTATATAATGATGATGACATAGCTGCAAATATAAGTTCCGGAAGCTTTAGATACGATGCCCTTGTTATAATACCATGCTCATCATCAACAATGGCAAAGATAGCATCTGGAATCTCTGATACATTAATAACAAGGACAGCTCTTGTTGCCATGAAGGAGCGCAGGAGGTTTATAATCGTGCCAAGGGAAATGCCTTTAAGCACAATAATGATAGAAAACATGCTTAAGTTATCAAGGTATAATGTAATAATAGCACCTGCAATGCCAGGCTACTATAACAGGCCAAGAACCGTTGATGACATGGTAAATTTTGTTGTTGCAAGAGTGCTTGATTTAATAGGCATTGAAAATGATGTATCAAAAAGATGGGAACATTGA